GGATGGCTTCCTCACCGACAGCATTGGCAAGAAGACTTGCGCTTTTGGGGTTCCCCGCCTCCGCGACCACTTCAATAAGCCGTGTACCAGGACGTAAAATCACATGAACTTTTCGACTCAAGTATTCCACAACAGGTTCCGGCCCCCCTCTTTTTTGAGCTTTGCGGAGCTCTTCCGCGAGCACCGGATCCGACCAGACGTCTTTTCGTTTCGCGACGTTTCGGAAGACGCTCCTCCCGGTTAGCGTTTCCTGCACCGTTTTCACGGCCTCAACGGTTCGGAGATCCTCCTGCACCACGTCTTCGACATTA
The nucleotide sequence above comes from Candidatus Methylacidithermus pantelleriae. Encoded proteins:
- a CDS encoding Wzz/FepE/Etk N-terminal domain-containing protein, which encodes MRTNPRVEEGYTPAEETRPVAQGPPLDDGGGWDVEARKFLRLALIVVREGAWILGICLILALLAASIHLITAPRVYLARALLVVEASPRRVANVEDVVQEDLRTVEAVKTVQETLTGRSVFRNVAKRKDVWSDPVLAEELRKAQKRGGPEPVVEYLSRKVHVILRPGTRLIEVVAEAGNPKSASLLANAVGEEAI